The Streptomyces sp. HUAS CB01 genome has a segment encoding these proteins:
- a CDS encoding acyl carrier protein produces MSDATQPTFEQIAEIIVEKFDVPRDRIVSDAVLEDMELDSLALIEVALAVKKQFGFDVPTEDLKTSGTVADLYDAVTTAFRAS; encoded by the coding sequence ATGAGTGACGCCACGCAGCCGACGTTCGAGCAGATCGCAGAGATCATCGTGGAGAAGTTCGACGTGCCCCGTGACCGGATCGTCTCCGACGCCGTGCTCGAGGACATGGAGCTGGACTCCCTGGCCCTCATCGAGGTCGCGCTGGCGGTGAAGAAGCAGTTCGGCTTCGACGTGCCGACGGAGGACCTCAAGACCAGCGGAACCGTCGCCGACCTGTACGACGCCGTCACGACGGCCTTCCGCGCGTCATGA
- the fabG gene encoding 3-oxoacyl-ACP reductase FabG, whose translation MSDRSVFVTGGNRGIGLAIARAFAEQGDQVAVSHRDGPAPEGVLGVRCDVTDAASLDAAFAEVERVHGPVDVLVANAGVTHDKLAVQMTDQDFTVPLDTNLVGTFRVARRAVPGMLANRWGRMVFVSSVMGTLGSPGQANYAASKSGLIGLARSLAHELGGRGITVNVVAPGFISTDMSAGVSDRRREELISMTALRRAGTPEEVASVVRFLAGEEASYVTGGLIPVGGGLGMGS comes from the coding sequence ATGAGCGACCGGTCGGTCTTCGTCACCGGAGGCAACCGGGGCATCGGCCTGGCCATCGCCCGGGCTTTCGCGGAGCAGGGCGACCAAGTGGCGGTGAGCCACCGCGACGGACCCGCGCCCGAGGGCGTCCTCGGTGTCCGCTGCGACGTCACCGACGCCGCCTCGCTGGACGCCGCGTTCGCCGAGGTCGAGCGGGTCCACGGGCCGGTCGACGTGCTGGTCGCCAACGCAGGAGTCACCCACGACAAGCTGGCCGTCCAGATGACCGACCAGGACTTCACCGTCCCGCTCGACACCAATCTGGTGGGGACGTTCCGGGTGGCGAGGCGGGCCGTTCCCGGCATGCTCGCGAACCGCTGGGGGCGGATGGTGTTCGTCTCCTCCGTCATGGGCACGCTCGGCTCCCCCGGGCAGGCGAACTACGCGGCGTCCAAGAGCGGGCTGATCGGGCTGGCCCGGTCCCTCGCCCACGAACTGGGCGGACGCGGGATCACCGTCAACGTGGTCGCCCCCGGATTCATCAGCACCGACATGTCGGCCGGGGTCAGCGACCGTCGGCGCGAGGAGCTGATCTCCATGACGGCCCTGCGACGCGCGGGCACTCCCGAGGAGGTGGCGAGCGTGGTCCGCTTTCTCGCCGGCGAGGAGGCGTCCTACGTCACGGGCGGCCTGATCCCGGTCGGCGGCGGCCTGGGGATGGGCTCGTGA
- a CDS encoding acyl-CoA carboxylase subunit beta: MPADARGRIAELHEIRAQALAGPSEKATAAQHAKGKLTARERIELLLDPGSFREVEQLRRHRATGFGLEAKKPYSDGVITGWGTVEGRTVFVYAHDFRIFGGALGEAHATKIHKIMDMAIAAGAPLVSLNDGAGARIQEGVSALAGYGGIFQRNTRASGVIPQISVMLGPCAGGAAYSPALTDFVFMVRETSQMFITGPDVVKAVTGEDITQNGLGGADVHAETSGVCHFAYDDEETCIAEVRYLLSLLPQNNRENPPRVECTDAVDRRSEVLPDLVPADGNRPYDMARVIEEIVDDGEYLEVHERWARNIVCALARLDGQVVGIVANQPQVLAGVLDIEASEKAARFVQMCDAFSIPLLTLLDVPGFLPGVDQEHGGIIRHGAKLLYAYCNATVPRISLILRKAYGGAYIVMDSQSIGADLTYAWPTNEIAVMGAEGAANVIFRRQIAGADDPDAMRARMVKEYKSELMHPYYAAERGLVDDVIDPAETREVLVESLAMLHTKHADLPSRKHGNPPQ; encoded by the coding sequence ATGCCCGCCGACGCGCGCGGACGGATCGCCGAGCTGCACGAGATCCGTGCGCAGGCGTTGGCCGGCCCGAGCGAGAAGGCGACCGCGGCGCAGCACGCCAAGGGCAAGCTGACCGCCCGGGAGCGGATCGAGCTGCTCCTGGACCCGGGCTCCTTCCGGGAGGTCGAGCAGTTGCGCCGGCACCGCGCGACCGGTTTCGGCCTGGAGGCCAAGAAGCCGTACTCCGACGGTGTGATCACCGGTTGGGGCACGGTGGAGGGTCGTACGGTCTTCGTCTACGCCCATGACTTCCGGATCTTCGGCGGTGCGCTGGGCGAGGCGCACGCCACGAAGATCCACAAGATCATGGACATGGCCATCGCGGCGGGCGCGCCACTGGTGTCGCTGAACGACGGTGCGGGTGCCCGTATCCAGGAGGGTGTCTCGGCGCTGGCCGGTTACGGCGGCATCTTCCAGCGCAACACCAGGGCGTCCGGGGTGATCCCGCAGATCAGCGTGATGCTCGGCCCGTGCGCGGGCGGCGCGGCGTACAGCCCGGCGCTGACGGACTTCGTGTTCATGGTCCGCGAGACCTCGCAGATGTTCATCACCGGCCCGGACGTGGTCAAGGCGGTGACGGGCGAGGACATTACCCAGAACGGCCTGGGCGGCGCGGACGTGCACGCGGAGACCTCCGGTGTGTGCCACTTCGCGTACGACGACGAGGAGACGTGCATCGCCGAGGTGCGCTACCTGTTGTCGCTGCTGCCGCAGAACAACCGCGAGAACCCGCCCCGGGTGGAGTGCACGGACGCGGTCGACCGTCGTAGCGAGGTGTTGCCGGACCTGGTCCCGGCGGACGGCAACCGGCCGTACGACATGGCGAGGGTGATCGAGGAGATCGTCGACGACGGCGAGTACCTGGAGGTCCATGAGCGCTGGGCGCGGAACATCGTGTGCGCGCTGGCCCGGCTGGACGGCCAGGTGGTCGGCATCGTCGCCAACCAGCCGCAGGTGCTGGCCGGTGTGCTGGACATCGAGGCGTCCGAGAAGGCGGCACGCTTCGTGCAGATGTGCGACGCGTTCAGCATCCCGCTTCTCACCCTTCTCGATGTGCCGGGCTTCCTCCCGGGTGTCGACCAGGAGCACGGCGGGATCATCCGGCACGGCGCGAAGCTGCTGTACGCCTACTGCAACGCGACGGTGCCGCGGATCTCGCTGATCCTGCGCAAGGCGTACGGAGGCGCCTACATCGTCATGGACAGCCAGTCCATCGGCGCGGACCTGACCTATGCCTGGCCGACGAACGAGATCGCCGTGATGGGCGCGGAGGGCGCCGCCAACGTCATCTTCCGCCGTCAGATCGCCGGGGCCGACGACCCCGACGCCATGCGGGCCCGCATGGTCAAGGAGTACAAGTCCGAGCTCATGCACCCGTATTACGCGGCCGAGCGCGGCCTGGTGGACGACGTGATCGACCCCGCGGAGACCCGCGAGGTCCTCGTCGAGTCCCTCGCGATGCTCCACACCAAGCACGCCGACCTGCCGTCCCGCAAGCACGGCAACCCCCCGCAGTAA
- the fabI gene encoding enoyl-ACP reductase FabI, which produces MTGLLAGKRLLITGVLTETSIAFHVARLAQQEGARIVLTSFGRAMSITQSMAERLPQPPQVLRLDVTDEADLAGLAEAVRAELGGLDGILHSVAFAPQTALGGAFLDTSWSDAATALEISAYSLKSLVTSCLPVMSEGASVVGLDYDAGQAWPGYDWMGVSKAALESVTRYLALYLGTRRIRVNLVAAGFVRTMAARAIPGSQRLEDIWSSRPPLPWDVHDPAPAARACVALLSDWLPMTTGEVLHVDGGLHAVVT; this is translated from the coding sequence GTGACCGGGTTGCTCGCCGGGAAACGGCTGCTGATCACCGGTGTCCTCACGGAGACGTCGATCGCCTTCCACGTGGCCCGGCTCGCCCAGCAGGAGGGCGCACGGATCGTGCTCACCTCCTTCGGGCGCGCGATGTCCATCACGCAGAGCATGGCCGAACGGCTCCCGCAGCCACCGCAGGTGCTCCGGCTGGACGTCACCGACGAGGCGGACCTGGCCGGACTGGCCGAGGCGGTGCGCGCCGAACTGGGCGGCCTGGACGGCATCCTGCACTCGGTGGCCTTCGCCCCGCAGACCGCGCTCGGCGGGGCCTTCCTCGACACCTCCTGGTCCGACGCGGCGACGGCACTGGAGATCTCGGCCTACTCCCTCAAGTCCCTGGTCACCTCCTGCCTGCCGGTGATGTCCGAGGGGGCCTCGGTGGTGGGGCTCGACTACGACGCCGGGCAGGCGTGGCCGGGATACGACTGGATGGGGGTGTCCAAGGCGGCGCTGGAGTCCGTGACCCGCTATCTCGCGCTGTACCTGGGCACGCGGCGCATCCGCGTCAACCTCGTGGCGGCCGGCTTCGTCCGCACCATGGCCGCCCGGGCCATCCCGGGCTCTCAGCGCTTGGAGGACATCTGGAGCAGCCGGCCTCCGCTGCCCTGGGACGTGCACGATCCCGCTCCCGCGGCCCGGGCGTGCGTCGCCCTGCTGTCGGACTGGCTGCCCATGACCACCGGTGAGGTGCTGCACGTCGACGGCGGACTGCACGCCGTCGTCACCTGA
- a CDS encoding acyl-CoA carboxylase subunit epsilon: MNLPDIRVEKGHAEPEEVAAITAILLARAAVRPSAPTPAHRGRAKAGWRRLEREPGFRAPHSWR, encoded by the coding sequence ATGAACCTCCCTGACATTCGCGTCGAGAAAGGTCACGCCGAGCCGGAGGAAGTCGCCGCCATCACGGCGATCCTGCTCGCCCGCGCGGCCGTCCGGCCCTCCGCCCCGACCCCGGCCCACCGGGGCCGCGCGAAGGCGGGCTGGCGCCGCCTGGAGCGCGAGCCCGGGTTCCGGGCACCGCACAGCTGGCGCTGA